The following proteins come from a genomic window of Chiloscyllium punctatum isolate Juve2018m chromosome 49, sChiPun1.3, whole genome shotgun sequence:
- the LOC140469693 gene encoding uncharacterized protein, translated as MNLSLSTLSVWALFFTSSCEGRIPCTEASSNVFVCTTIPNVSFYPPDLKLLIFTVLSGFQSINNTMLNSSNLNSVTNLTISNSDIASIEQGAFNSFLHLTVLNLNDNKLSVIDAAWFFNAASLISLSLARNRIQAIGLDTLSHFSNLIELDLSQNQISTIADWSLRGNGNISILNLSNNKLVFLTEQALAGPKFQKIRLHTNPWSCLCEHADWMSFLRDLMNSSVLVNGYSVTCNDPPHLKGIPVWNASDFACSVTMSTAWPDQHTQPQLLLPVLLGLLGLLVLLLLLVFLLLKRKQGKEQVKPDGQGTKQQEKHPQHKSAKEHFSKDHQSTPNMGAETIHPELCAAMFKKQPVTVSGVQRCVETAQLAKGDQEIPNNTNALIVPSLSEDWVCFPSDRFAQSNQEMEKHNSIPTRGSSDPSLAVFMDQSVIDLHSKSVSNSTALDKVSCQNLGRTDGAKQERNGNGKPVGMILPLYKMSTGNDTICHLNSDEDLSSVVNGRHNVSRCPRGAGRLIHDEADSVHDSSAGLSNSLTESQPNEESGATSKAGSQGNTGHSKGRVMVERGAESRVKTVAIGLKSKKHFGEKNQSSMIGEDMSTTKGMRRGQLGCETEIFPGTQCDAMIPTTPNSEQTVGTNSPTKEKPLRSSEYGYVNLLHEIVENQGRRTRERWKQTTRYKIMHK; from the exons ATGAATT TGTCATTGTCCACACTTTCTGTTTGGGCCTTATTCTTTACTTCAAGCTGTGAAGGCAGGATCCCATGTACAGAAGCATCCAGCAATGTATTTGTCTGCACCACCATACCAAATG TTTCATTCTATCCCCCCGATTTAAAACTCCTCATTTTCACGGTGCTGAGTGGGTTTCAGTCAATCAACAATACAATGCTCAACAGTTCAAACCTGAACTCTGTGACCAACCTGACAATATCCAACAGTGATATTGCCAGCATTGAACAAGGAGCTTTTAATTCTTTCCTCCACCTTACTGTCCTGAATCTAAATGATAACAAACTCTCAGTGATCGATGCTGCTTGGTTTTTCAATGCTGCCAGCTTGATTAGCCTTTCCCTGGCCAGAAACAGAATTCAGGCGATTGGATTAGATACCCTGTCCCATTTCTCCAATCTGATTGAACTTGACCTCTCTCAGAATCAGATCAGCACAATAGCTGACTGGAGTCTCCGTGGAAATGGGAACATCTCTATTCTGAACCTCTCCAACAATAAGCTGGTTTTCCTGACAGAACAGGCTTTGGCAGGGCCAAAGTTCCAGAAGATCCGTCTTCACACCAATCCTTGGAGTTGTTTGTGTGAACATGCAGATTGGATGTCCTTTCTGAGAG ATCTCATGAATAGCTCTGTGTTGGTGAATGGATATTCTGTTACTTGTAATGATCCCCCCCACTTGAAGGGAATCCCTGTCTGGAATGCATCTGATTTTGCCTGCTCAGTGACCATGAGCACAGCCTGGCCTGACCAACACACACAACCTCAGCTACTCCTCCCAGTGCTACTGGGGCTCCTGG GGCTGCTCGTcttgctgctgctgttggtgtttcTGTTGTTGAAAAGGAAGCAAGGGAAGGAGCAGGTGAAACCAGACGGGCAAGGAACCAAGCAACAGGAAAAGCATCCTCAACACAAATCTGCCAAAGAGCATTTTTCAAAGGATCACCAGTCCACACCCAATATGGGAGCAGAAACCATTCATCCTGAGTTGTGTGCTGCGATGTTTAAGAAGCAACCGGTGACTGTATCAGGGGTTCAACGGTGTGTGGAGACTGCTCAGTTAGCAAAAGGTGATCAGGAAATTCCAAACAACACAAATGCATTGATTGTCCCATCACTTTCTGAGGATTGGGTGTGTTTTCCAAGCGACAGATTCGCACAAAGTAATCAGGaaatggaaaaacacaacagcatCCCAACACGAGGGAGCTCTGATCCATCACTGGCAGTCTTTATGGATCAGTCAGTAATAGATCTGCATTCCAAATCAGTAAGCAATTCAACAGCACTGGACAAAGTGTCCTGTCAGAACCTGGGAAGGACCGACGGAGCCAAGCAGGAGAGGAATGGAAATGGCAAACCTGTAGGAATGATCCTACCACTGTACAAAATGTCAACTGGCAATGACACCATTTGTCATCTGAATTCTGATGAAGACTTGTCTTCAGTGGTGAATGGGAGGCATAACGTATCAAGATGTCCACGAGGAGCAGGCAGATTAATCCATGATGAAGCTGATAGTGTCCATGATTCAAGTGCTGGCCTCTCAAACAGTCTGACCGAAAGCCAACCCAATGAGGAAAGTGGGGCCACATCAAAAGCTGGAAGCCAGGGAAATACTGGACATTCCAAAGGAAGAGTTATGGTTGAGAGAGGAGCAGAGTCAAGGGTGAAGACTGTTGCAATTGGTCTGAAGAGTAAAAAACATTTTGGAGAAAAGAACCAGTCCTCAATGATAGGGGAAGACATGTCAACAACGAAAGGGATGAGAAGAGGACAGCTTGGCTGTGAGACAGAGATTTTTCCAGGCACACAATGTGATGCTATGATACCAACCACACCAAACAGTGAGCAAACAGTGGGAACAAACTCCCCAACCAAAGAGAAACCCCTCCGGAGCAGTGAATACGGGTATGTCAATCTTTTGCATGAAATTGTGGAGAATCAAGGACGACGCACCAGAGAACGATGGAAGCAAACCACCAGATACAAAATAATGCACAAGTAA